The following are from one region of the Arthrobacter sp. TMP15 genome:
- a CDS encoding ABC transporter ATP-binding protein: MSGSPGLNSRGPARVKPGDEAQIKRHPVSMRRIVALFAPHKASIAAVVLLISASSLISLAQPFLVRGVIDSALPEKNLKLLAWLAGAMIAVAAATALIGVVQTWMTTAMGQKIMHTLRTRLFTHLQKQSLSFFTKTRSGEVQSRLNNDISGMQSVITSTATGVASNLTTAVGTAIAMVVLSPQLALLSLIVIPPAIWFSRRVALLRRDITSTMQAELATMNTYVEEGLSISGVRLAKTLGTTGRDAERYTESSERLIGLELRSQLAGRWRMATMSIIFSAIPAIIYFAGGLPASSMTIGTIVAFTALQATIFRPIMGLLNLGVQWVTAMALFSRIFEYIDLVPDITASEKPVPLDPELVRGEVRFEGVRFAYDGGAEVLCGIDLALPAGTTTAVVGPTGSGKSTLGALLPRLHDVTSGEVTIDGVDVREIAPDVLARIVGVVSQESYLVHASIRENLQLAAPEADDATLWKALASAQIADLVAALPETLDTLVGARGHRFSGGEQQRLAIARTILRNPRVLVLDEATSALDNTTEAAVQLALDHLAVGRTTLTIAHRLSTVEDADQLAVLSGGSVVEVGEPAILRDAGGAYADLIAAREAERSQSALEPAR; encoded by the coding sequence CGCTGGCCCAGCCGTTCCTTGTCCGCGGGGTCATTGATTCAGCCCTGCCGGAAAAGAATCTCAAGCTACTGGCATGGCTGGCCGGTGCCATGATCGCCGTCGCCGCGGCCACTGCCCTGATCGGGGTGGTGCAAACCTGGATGACCACGGCCATGGGCCAAAAAATTATGCACACACTGCGAACAAGACTATTTACACACCTACAAAAGCAGTCGCTCTCATTCTTCACAAAAACCCGCAGCGGCGAAGTGCAATCGCGGCTAAATAATGACATTTCAGGCATGCAGTCCGTTATTACATCCACGGCAACCGGAGTCGCCTCGAATCTGACAACCGCGGTGGGGACAGCGATCGCCATGGTGGTCTTGTCCCCGCAGTTAGCCCTACTCTCACTGATAGTCATCCCGCCGGCCATCTGGTTCTCGCGCCGGGTAGCCCTGCTCCGGCGCGACATCACCTCCACCATGCAGGCCGAGCTGGCCACCATGAACACCTATGTGGAAGAAGGCCTAAGCATCTCTGGGGTGCGATTGGCCAAAACGCTCGGCACCACCGGCCGCGACGCCGAACGCTACACAGAGAGCTCCGAACGTCTCATTGGTCTGGAACTGCGCTCGCAGTTAGCCGGCCGTTGGCGCATGGCAACTATGAGCATCATTTTCTCTGCCATCCCGGCGATCATTTATTTCGCTGGCGGGTTGCCGGCCAGCTCGATGACCATCGGCACTATCGTGGCGTTCACGGCACTTCAAGCCACTATTTTCCGCCCGATCATGGGGCTGCTAAACCTCGGAGTCCAGTGGGTCACTGCGATGGCGCTCTTTAGCCGCATCTTTGAGTACATTGATCTTGTCCCGGATATCACCGCCTCCGAAAAACCCGTTCCGCTGGATCCGGAACTTGTGCGTGGCGAGGTTCGGTTTGAAGGCGTCCGTTTCGCGTACGACGGCGGCGCTGAAGTGTTGTGTGGAATCGACCTTGCGCTACCGGCTGGCACCACAACGGCAGTGGTGGGCCCCACGGGTTCCGGCAAGTCAACGCTGGGAGCATTACTGCCGCGACTGCACGATGTCACCTCGGGCGAAGTCACAATTGATGGAGTCGACGTACGCGAAATTGCCCCGGATGTTTTGGCCCGCATTGTGGGAGTGGTGTCCCAAGAGTCATATCTTGTTCACGCGAGCATCCGTGAGAATCTCCAGTTAGCGGCGCCCGAAGCCGATGACGCCACCTTATGGAAGGCATTAGCTTCAGCCCAGATTGCTGACCTCGTGGCCGCACTGCCAGAGACACTGGACACCCTTGTTGGTGCCCGTGGACACCGTTTCTCAGGCGGTGAGCAGCAGCGGTTGGCGATTGCCAGGACTATCCTGCGCAACCCCCGGGTGCTGGTTCTTGATGAAGCCACATCCGCCTTGGATAACACCACGGAAGCTGCCGTGCAGTTAGCATTGGATCATTTGGCGGTGGGCCGCACCACGCTGACCATCGCCCACAGACTTTCTACTGTGGAAGATGCCGACCAGCTGGCCGTGCTTTCAGGCGGATCGGTCGTCGAAGTGGGGGAGCCTGCAATTCTGCGCGACGCCGGAGGTGCCTATGCCGATCTCATCGCTGCCAGAGAAGCGGAGCGCTCCCAGAGTGCGCTGGAACCGGCAAGGTAG
- a CDS encoding SGNH/GDSL hydrolase family protein, translated as MEFSLRYVALGDSFTEGLGDTDPQLPNQVRGWADRVAGQLVLAHPEETVGYANLAIRGKKMKQILAEQIDGAVAMAPTLVTIYSGINDILRPRVDIDAMIANYADGIAKLTATGARVLIFTGYDASSSKVFASIRGRTAVYNELVREVAEDHGAELVDYWRFREYCDWRLWGIDRTHMSTPGHINMANRVLGQLGETVRVPMPDLPPMPVKTTAESIKDNAAWTREYVGPWVGRRLRGVSSGDNLSARWPALRTPLG; from the coding sequence ATGGAATTTTCACTACGGTACGTAGCCTTGGGTGATTCATTTACCGAAGGTCTTGGTGACACGGACCCTCAGCTTCCCAATCAGGTGCGAGGCTGGGCGGACAGGGTGGCCGGGCAGCTTGTGCTAGCTCATCCAGAAGAAACGGTGGGGTACGCCAACCTCGCCATTCGCGGTAAAAAAATGAAGCAGATCCTGGCGGAACAAATTGATGGTGCGGTGGCCATGGCGCCCACTCTTGTCACCATCTACTCCGGCATCAATGACATCCTGCGGCCCAGAGTAGACATCGATGCCATGATCGCCAACTACGCGGACGGAATTGCCAAGCTGACAGCTACCGGCGCGCGGGTACTGATCTTTACCGGCTACGACGCCAGTTCCTCCAAAGTTTTTGCAAGCATCCGTGGCCGCACAGCCGTCTACAACGAGCTTGTCCGCGAAGTAGCCGAGGACCACGGTGCCGAACTCGTTGACTACTGGCGCTTCCGAGAGTACTGCGACTGGCGCCTATGGGGTATTGACCGTACTCACATGTCCACCCCCGGCCACATTAATATGGCGAACAGGGTGCTGGGGCAGCTCGGCGAGACTGTACGCGTACCGATGCCGGATCTGCCGCCAATGCCTGTCAAAACTACCGCTGAGTCGATTAAAGACAATGCCGCGTGGACTAGGGAATATGTTGGGCCGTGGGTGGGGCGCCGCCTCCGTGGTGTGTCCTCGGGGGACAATCTCAGCGCGCGCTGGCCCGCGTTGCGTACGCCGCTGGGCTAA
- the rpmB gene encoding 50S ribosomal protein L28: protein MAAHCQVTGAEPGFGHSISHSHRRNKRRFDPNIQKKRYWVPSLRRNVTLQLSVKGIKTIDVRGIDAVVAEILARGVKL from the coding sequence ATGGCAGCACACTGCCAGGTGACCGGAGCCGAGCCGGGCTTTGGACATAGCATTTCGCACTCGCACCGCCGCAACAAGCGTCGGTTCGATCCGAATATCCAGAAGAAGCGCTACTGGGTACCGTCCTTGCGCCGCAACGTTACGTTGCAGCTGTCCGTCAAGGGCATCAAGACCATCGACGTGCGCGGTATTGACGCCGTCGTCGCAGAAATTCTCGCTCGTGGGGTGAAGCTCTAG
- the rpmG gene encoding 50S ribosomal protein L33 — protein MAKDKDVRPIIKLKSTAGTGFTYVTRKNRRNTPDRLVLKKYDPKIRQHVEFREER, from the coding sequence GTGGCAAAAGACAAGGACGTACGTCCGATCATCAAGCTGAAGAGCACTGCGGGCACCGGGTTTACTTACGTAACCCGCAAGAACCGTCGTAACACTCCGGACCGTTTGGTTCTGAAAAAGTATGATCCCAAGATCCGTCAGCACGTTGAATTCCGAGAGGAGCGCTAA
- the rpsN gene encoding 30S ribosomal protein S14, producing the protein MAKKSMIAKNEQRKVIVERYAEKRLALKKALVSPTSTDEEREAARLGLQKLPRNASPVRVRNRDAIDGRPRGTLQKFGISRVRFRKMAHAGELPGIKKSSW; encoded by the coding sequence ATGGCTAAGAAGTCCATGATCGCGAAGAACGAGCAGCGCAAGGTCATCGTAGAGCGTTACGCCGAGAAGCGTCTCGCCCTGAAGAAGGCCCTCGTTAGCCCGACCTCCACCGACGAAGAGCGCGAAGCGGCCCGCCTGGGTCTGCAGAAGCTCCCGCGCAATGCATCGCCGGTACGTGTTCGTAACCGCGACGCCATTGACGGCCGTCCCCGTGGAACGCTCCAGAAGTTCGGCATCTCCCGTGTACGCTTCCGCAAGATGGCGCACGCTGGCGAACTGCCCGGCATCAAGAAGTCCAGCTGGTAA
- a CDS encoding HU family DNA-binding protein — protein MAKNRSELVAEVAAKAETSQTAVNGVLDALFSVFESSVAAGEKITIPGWLSIERTDRAARTGRNPQTGETIQIAAGHSVKLSAGSKLKAAVKK, from the coding sequence ATGGCTAAGAATCGTAGCGAACTGGTTGCTGAAGTTGCAGCAAAGGCTGAGACCAGCCAGACAGCAGTAAACGGCGTACTGGATGCACTCTTCTCAGTATTCGAGAGCTCCGTTGCAGCCGGCGAAAAGATCACCATCCCGGGCTGGCTCTCGATCGAGCGCACAGACCGTGCAGCTCGCACAGGCCGCAACCCGCAGACCGGCGAGACCATCCAGATTGCGGCAGGCCACAGCGTCAAGCTGTCCGCTGGCTCCAAGCTGAAGGCTGCTGTCAAGAAGTAA
- a CDS encoding cytochrome c oxidase assembly protein — protein sequence MAAVVASLMWTGAAAVAQLADPGAFTRWGLPIATTIHDLSLSAVIGALIFAVVILPKDLHAHRPHTGRIKEDSAKRTQVPEHPAFTRVMTLAMVAGGVWTVSSIAVLVLTYSSISGLALSGSNEYTNMLVFFMTELPVGQAWLLITIAAAVVTTMVIGLRNISALAVPLVLAILSFVPQALIGHSASSADHKGAVNSLFLHITGASLWVGGIIVLVVVSGVLGEITAQTLKRFSALAIFAFVAVAGSGVINAAIRITNWHDLFYSSYGQLILAKSAATIVLGVIGWMHREWVIPRLAGGERNNGTANTRRLLWQLIFVELLIMGIVSGLAVGLSRSAPPQSRELAQEALTPAQILTGYPLPPELEFSRWFSEWRMDWLWVAFAVLAGAAYIIGMVKLYKRGNKWSVLRSISWFVGLLSLVYITSGGPAVYGAVLFSAHMVEHMALMVVAPLFLALGSPISLALQALVPRRDGSRGLREWILVLVHSKYSKLITHPLFAAANFSGSLILFYYSPAFNLAMRYHVGHELMIIHFTLTGYIFVQSMIGADPLPFRAPYPLRLVLLLATMAFHAFFGVSLMMATALLSGEYFGSMGRPWGDAALIDQQTAGGIAWGVGEFPTLLIALGVAYMWSKSDARETKRKDRAADRNKDAELGAYNDMFAQLAARDAVTDSSHRGPAMPHRLQHKSSETKPEASAKDNSRSQ from the coding sequence ATGGCCGCGGTTGTTGCGTCCCTGATGTGGACCGGTGCAGCGGCTGTAGCCCAACTTGCCGACCCTGGCGCGTTTACCCGGTGGGGGCTTCCCATTGCCACCACCATTCACGATTTGTCTCTTTCAGCTGTCATTGGTGCGCTGATCTTCGCAGTGGTGATCTTGCCCAAAGACCTCCACGCTCACCGCCCGCATACGGGCAGGATCAAAGAGGATTCTGCAAAACGGACGCAAGTGCCGGAACACCCCGCCTTCACGCGCGTAATGACGCTGGCCATGGTTGCCGGTGGCGTATGGACAGTGTCCTCTATTGCAGTTCTCGTGCTGACATATTCAAGTATTTCCGGACTCGCGCTATCTGGATCCAATGAATACACCAATATGCTGGTGTTCTTCATGACTGAGCTGCCCGTGGGGCAGGCGTGGTTGCTGATCACTATTGCGGCGGCAGTTGTCACCACCATGGTGATTGGTCTGCGCAACATCAGCGCGTTGGCCGTACCCCTTGTGCTAGCCATTCTCTCGTTCGTTCCGCAGGCCTTGATTGGTCACTCGGCTTCCAGTGCCGACCACAAGGGTGCGGTAAACTCGCTCTTCCTACACATCACCGGTGCCTCGCTGTGGGTGGGCGGCATCATTGTCTTGGTGGTTGTCTCCGGAGTGTTGGGTGAAATCACAGCCCAGACACTCAAACGCTTTTCCGCCCTGGCGATCTTTGCCTTTGTTGCCGTGGCAGGGTCCGGGGTCATCAACGCGGCCATCCGCATCACCAATTGGCATGACCTCTTTTACTCCTCCTACGGTCAGCTGATTTTGGCAAAATCGGCTGCCACCATTGTCCTTGGTGTTATTGGCTGGATGCACCGTGAATGGGTTATTCCTCGACTGGCCGGTGGCGAACGCAACAACGGCACGGCAAACACACGGCGGTTGCTGTGGCAGCTGATCTTCGTGGAACTGCTGATTATGGGCATTGTTAGCGGGCTGGCCGTGGGGCTGAGCCGCTCGGCACCGCCTCAGTCACGAGAACTCGCGCAAGAAGCTCTCACACCTGCCCAGATCCTTACCGGGTATCCGCTGCCACCAGAACTTGAATTTTCCCGTTGGTTTAGCGAATGGCGCATGGACTGGCTGTGGGTGGCCTTTGCCGTGTTGGCTGGAGCGGCATACATCATTGGGATGGTGAAGCTTTACAAGCGGGGCAATAAATGGTCTGTGCTGCGCAGCATCTCTTGGTTTGTTGGGCTCCTGTCCCTGGTTTATATCACCTCAGGTGGACCGGCAGTTTACGGTGCTGTACTTTTCAGTGCGCACATGGTTGAGCACATGGCGTTGATGGTGGTGGCCCCGCTATTTTTGGCGTTGGGCTCACCGATCTCTCTGGCTTTGCAGGCCCTGGTGCCCCGGCGCGATGGTTCCCGTGGTCTGCGCGAGTGGATTCTTGTCCTTGTGCATTCCAAATATTCCAAACTCATCACGCACCCGTTGTTTGCTGCGGCGAACTTCTCCGGCAGCCTGATTTTGTTCTACTACTCGCCCGCATTCAATCTAGCTATGCGTTATCACGTGGGCCACGAGTTAATGATCATTCACTTCACGCTCACTGGTTACATCTTTGTGCAGAGCATGATTGGCGCCGACCCCTTGCCGTTCCGTGCGCCCTACCCACTGCGACTGGTGCTCCTGCTGGCCACCATGGCTTTCCATGCTTTCTTTGGTGTGTCTTTGATGATGGCCACCGCACTGCTCTCGGGTGAATACTTCGGCAGCATGGGCAGGCCCTGGGGTGATGCGGCACTGATCGACCAACAGACAGCCGGTGGAATTGCCTGGGGTGTGGGGGAATTTCCCACTTTGCTGATCGCGTTGGGGGTTGCCTATATGTGGTCCAAATCCGATGCGCGTGAAACTAAACGCAAGGATCGGGCCGCTGACAGGAATAAGGACGCCGAGCTGGGCGCTTACAATGACATGTTTGCCCAACTTGCCGCTCGTGACGCCGTCACGGACAGCTCACACCGGGGTCCGGCTATGCCTCATCGGCTGCAGCATAAGAGCAGCGAGACAAAGCCAGAGGCCAGTGCGAAGGACAACAGCAGGTCCCAGTAG
- a CDS encoding NHL domain-containing thioredoxin family protein: MKTSPVRIRASELEGRGWLNTGGAELNLEMLRGKIVILDFWTFCCINCLHVLDELRPLEEQYKDVLVTVGVHSPKFEHEADPVALASAVERYDIQHPVLDDPELVTWQAYAARAWPTLVVVDPEGYIVAHLSGEGHAAGLASFIPELIAEHEAKGTLHRGDGPYVAPEPVSRDLRFPGKVLPLADGNFLVSDTGHHRLVETGPDLTTVVRTIGSGQRGFVDGSAQEAEFNEPQGLALLPGEVAAAVGYDVVVADSVNHRLRGVSLATGEVRTLAGNGVQRLLDAGPARVAADGATISDTHLGTAPLDVALSSPWDVAYSSTLKTIVIAMAGTHQIFDFDPASGALTVVAGNGLEGLLDGAAEQAWFAQPSGLTEDAQGNIWVADSETSALRVLKFTDDGGVLVETVIGEGLFDFGFRDGEAAAARLQHPLGVAVLPDGSVAVADTYNGAVRRYDPATKTVSTLARGLAEPSDVLLDESGEIPLLIVVEANKHQLVRLPLPKNALQVDEGAAQTQRPKTGIAPGELALTINFSAPTGQKLDDRWGDPTQLKVSSTPPELLLEGEGTSVGLSRTLVLSADVPEGVLHFTARAAACDGGEDANGEIPDHAACHLYQQDWGIPVLMSADGASELALDLRGI; this comes from the coding sequence ATGAAAACCAGCCCCGTCCGCATCAGGGCTTCGGAACTTGAAGGTCGCGGCTGGTTGAATACCGGCGGTGCAGAGCTGAACTTGGAAATGTTGCGCGGCAAGATTGTCATCCTGGATTTTTGGACATTTTGCTGTATCAACTGCTTGCACGTCCTTGACGAACTGCGCCCACTAGAAGAGCAATACAAGGACGTCCTTGTCACCGTGGGGGTGCATTCGCCAAAATTTGAGCATGAAGCGGACCCCGTAGCGTTGGCTTCTGCGGTGGAGCGCTACGATATCCAACATCCAGTGCTCGATGATCCTGAACTAGTGACATGGCAGGCATACGCGGCCCGAGCGTGGCCAACGCTCGTTGTCGTTGACCCGGAGGGCTATATTGTTGCGCACCTCTCGGGCGAGGGGCATGCTGCCGGGCTGGCTTCATTTATTCCTGAACTCATTGCCGAACACGAGGCTAAGGGCACGCTCCACCGAGGTGACGGTCCCTATGTTGCACCAGAGCCAGTCTCTCGCGACCTGCGTTTCCCCGGCAAGGTCCTGCCTCTGGCGGATGGGAACTTTCTGGTTTCCGACACAGGTCATCACCGACTGGTCGAGACCGGTCCTGACCTGACAACAGTGGTTCGTACTATTGGCTCTGGCCAGCGGGGCTTCGTGGACGGATCGGCCCAAGAGGCAGAATTCAACGAGCCTCAGGGTCTTGCCCTGCTCCCGGGTGAGGTGGCAGCAGCAGTGGGCTACGACGTCGTGGTTGCCGATTCGGTGAACCACCGTCTGCGCGGGGTATCACTGGCGACGGGAGAGGTGCGTACGCTGGCCGGAAACGGGGTCCAGCGGCTCCTTGACGCTGGACCTGCCAGAGTCGCAGCAGATGGTGCAACCATCAGCGATACCCACCTTGGCACAGCACCCCTTGACGTGGCGCTGTCATCACCATGGGATGTTGCTTACTCCTCGACGCTGAAAACAATTGTCATCGCCATGGCCGGCACGCACCAGATCTTCGATTTTGATCCGGCAAGCGGTGCACTCACTGTGGTGGCTGGGAACGGTTTGGAAGGGTTGCTCGACGGCGCGGCGGAGCAGGCCTGGTTTGCGCAACCATCCGGCCTGACTGAGGACGCACAAGGCAACATCTGGGTTGCGGATTCGGAAACCTCTGCACTGCGCGTGCTGAAATTTACGGACGACGGCGGCGTGCTGGTTGAGACGGTCATCGGCGAGGGTCTTTTTGACTTCGGCTTCCGGGACGGCGAGGCCGCGGCGGCCCGCCTGCAGCACCCTTTGGGCGTTGCGGTTCTGCCGGATGGTTCAGTAGCTGTGGCGGACACCTATAACGGTGCTGTCCGCCGTTATGACCCGGCTACTAAGACTGTTAGCACCTTGGCCCGTGGCTTGGCTGAACCCAGTGATGTTTTGCTTGATGAATCTGGTGAGATACCGCTGCTCATTGTGGTTGAAGCCAATAAACACCAGCTTGTCAGGCTCCCTTTGCCAAAGAATGCTCTGCAGGTGGATGAGGGTGCTGCCCAGACGCAGCGGCCCAAAACTGGGATTGCCCCGGGTGAACTTGCCCTGACAATCAATTTCTCCGCACCGACCGGGCAGAAACTTGATGATCGGTGGGGGGATCCCACCCAGCTGAAGGTCTCTTCGACACCGCCGGAACTGCTGCTTGAGGGGGAGGGGACGTCGGTGGGTCTCTCCAGGACCCTAGTGCTATCAGCGGACGTGCCTGAAGGTGTCCTGCATTTCACTGCGCGTGCAGCGGCATGTGACGGTGGCGAAGATGCCAACGGGGAGATCCCGGATCATGCAGCGTGCCACCTCTACCAACAAGATTGGGGTATCCCAGTTCTGATGAGTGCTGACGGGGCGAGCGAGCTGGCACTGGACCTGCGTGGGATCTAG
- a CDS encoding helicase HerA-like domain-containing protein, translated as MATKTPAELIAAFQIGYTFSGSSIALGAAIVDGEITPEAQICLPLAMMNRHGLVAGATGTGKTVTLHMIAEQLSTAGVPVFMADIKGDLTGLATAAEGNEKLTARTQTLGQQWQAQAFPVEFLALGGNGNGVPVRATITSFGPILLARVLELNETQESSLQLVFHYADIKELELYDLKDLRAVITFLTSDEGKPELHDLGGLSKATAGVILRKLITLEAQGMEEFFGMPEFDTAELLRKAPDGRGVITALELPSIQDKPLLFSTFLMWLLADLFRDLPEVGDLDKPKLVFFFDEAHLLFNGASKAFLNAITQTVRLIRSKGVGIFFVTQTPKDVPSDVLAQLANRIQHALRAFTPEDAKALKATVSTFPINDYDLAEVLTNAGIGEAVVTVMNENGAPTPVALTRLRAPGSVMGACSAETLKAVIAASALLPTYGTAVDPISAYEKLQAAPAAEPAPKTGPAAGSPLPPPPPVSLPAPNNDGGMASDVMDVLGGALGGGLKSMVRSMGSSLGRNLMRDMFGTAPRRRRR; from the coding sequence ATGGCTACAAAAACCCCAGCAGAGTTGATCGCCGCCTTTCAAATCGGCTACACGTTCAGCGGTTCTTCCATCGCTCTCGGTGCAGCGATCGTGGACGGAGAAATCACCCCCGAGGCGCAGATTTGTCTCCCATTAGCCATGATGAACAGGCACGGACTGGTAGCAGGCGCCACAGGAACGGGTAAAACCGTCACCTTGCACATGATTGCCGAACAACTCTCCACCGCTGGGGTCCCCGTTTTCATGGCCGACATCAAGGGCGATCTCACCGGCTTGGCCACAGCGGCTGAAGGCAACGAAAAGCTGACAGCCCGCACCCAAACACTTGGCCAGCAATGGCAAGCTCAGGCCTTCCCGGTAGAATTCCTGGCACTTGGTGGCAACGGCAACGGCGTCCCGGTACGTGCAACTATCACCTCGTTTGGCCCCATCCTGCTTGCCCGTGTGCTTGAGCTCAATGAAACACAAGAGTCCAGTTTGCAACTTGTTTTCCACTACGCGGACATCAAAGAGCTTGAGCTATACGATCTGAAAGACCTACGCGCAGTCATTACCTTCCTAACCTCGGATGAGGGCAAACCGGAACTGCATGACCTCGGAGGACTATCCAAGGCCACAGCGGGAGTGATCCTGCGCAAACTGATCACCCTTGAGGCCCAGGGCATGGAAGAGTTCTTCGGAATGCCTGAATTCGACACGGCAGAACTGTTGCGCAAAGCTCCGGATGGGCGCGGGGTCATTACCGCACTGGAGCTCCCCAGCATCCAGGACAAGCCCCTGCTGTTCTCCACTTTTCTGATGTGGCTCCTGGCGGACTTGTTCCGTGATCTGCCCGAGGTGGGCGATCTAGACAAGCCCAAACTCGTGTTCTTCTTTGACGAGGCGCACTTGCTGTTCAACGGTGCGAGCAAAGCATTTTTAAACGCCATCACCCAAACGGTCCGGCTGATCCGCTCCAAGGGTGTGGGGATCTTCTTTGTCACCCAAACGCCTAAAGACGTGCCATCAGATGTCCTGGCACAGCTAGCCAACCGGATCCAGCATGCCTTGCGCGCCTTCACTCCCGAGGACGCCAAAGCACTCAAGGCCACAGTCTCAACTTTCCCTATAAATGACTACGACCTGGCCGAGGTGCTCACCAACGCTGGAATCGGTGAGGCAGTTGTCACTGTCATGAATGAAAATGGCGCGCCCACACCTGTTGCTCTGACACGTTTGCGGGCCCCCGGGTCGGTGATGGGAGCCTGCTCAGCGGAAACACTCAAGGCCGTCATTGCGGCGTCCGCGCTTTTACCCACCTATGGAACCGCCGTCGACCCCATTTCTGCGTACGAGAAACTACAGGCAGCTCCTGCAGCCGAGCCCGCACCGAAGACTGGCCCGGCGGCGGGTTCGCCACTTCCGCCACCACCTCCGGTGTCTCTTCCTGCGCCAAACAACGACGGCGGGATGGCCTCAGATGTCATGGACGTCTTGGGTGGGGCGCTGGGTGGTGGACTTAAAAGTATGGTCCGTTCCATGGGAAGCTCACTTGGCCGAAATCTGATGCGAGACATGTTTGGGACTGCTCCACGAAGGCGTCGTCGTTAG
- a CDS encoding AEC family transporter, which produces MLAVIEGFSVVWLVILVGWFVGRRNVLGENAPLVLSRLSFFVASPALLVETLAKADLASVFAEPLLVAAVSAVITGGAFLLIVKFWLKRSLAESLLSAMSSSTANAANLGIPIAAYVLGDAALIAPVLVFQLAFYTPFYLLLLDSLTSGRRATPGRVLLQIISNPMIVGTMVGLVLAATTWHLPNLVAEPLHLIAGAAIPAILIAFGMSLGSSKPLSAADGRRSDILLATAFKLILHPTVAFLLGHFALGMSGAGLFAVVVAAALPTAQNVYVTAQRYQVSVTVAKDTVLATTVLAIPAMFAVAFLLG; this is translated from the coding sequence ATGTTAGCTGTCATCGAGGGATTCTCCGTCGTTTGGCTCGTCATCCTAGTGGGGTGGTTTGTTGGCAGACGAAATGTACTTGGCGAGAATGCGCCGTTGGTGCTTAGCCGGCTTTCGTTCTTCGTAGCTAGCCCGGCGCTGCTGGTAGAGACTCTTGCCAAAGCAGACCTGGCGAGTGTTTTCGCAGAACCTCTTTTAGTGGCTGCGGTAAGCGCTGTCATCACTGGTGGAGCGTTTCTACTGATCGTGAAGTTCTGGCTCAAACGATCGCTGGCGGAATCTCTTCTTTCTGCCATGTCTTCTTCTACGGCAAATGCGGCCAATCTAGGCATCCCGATCGCCGCCTACGTCCTAGGGGACGCAGCACTCATTGCTCCTGTACTGGTGTTTCAACTGGCCTTCTACACTCCCTTCTATCTGTTGTTGCTTGACAGCCTCACCAGTGGTCGCCGCGCCACACCGGGACGTGTTTTGTTACAGATCATCAGTAACCCGATGATCGTGGGAACAATGGTGGGACTTGTTTTAGCTGCAACTACTTGGCACCTGCCGAACCTCGTTGCCGAACCACTGCACCTGATAGCTGGGGCCGCCATTCCTGCCATCTTGATCGCCTTTGGCATGTCGCTGGGCTCCAGTAAACCCCTATCAGCAGCCGACGGGCGACGAAGCGATATTTTGTTGGCCACCGCTTTCAAGCTCATTCTCCACCCAACGGTTGCGTTTCTTCTGGGACACTTTGCCCTAGGTATGAGCGGGGCAGGACTGTTTGCGGTGGTAGTTGCCGCAGCACTTCCCACCGCCCAAAACGTGTACGTTACTGCCCAGCGCTACCAAGTGAGCGTCACAGTTGCCAAAGACACGGTGCTGGCCACGACGGTTCTGGCCATTCCCGCCATGTTCGCGGTTGCCTTCCTCTTGGGCTGA
- the panD gene encoding aspartate 1-decarboxylase yields the protein MIRTIFKSKIHRATVTHADLHYVGSVTVDSDLLDAADILPGELVSIVDITNGARLETYTIAGERGSGVIGINGAAAHLVDVGDLVILMTYAQMTTAEALDFAPSVVHVDAANAIVHLGTDPAEAILPGLLRPAMAQSH from the coding sequence ATGATTCGAACAATATTTAAATCCAAGATTCATCGCGCAACCGTCACTCACGCCGATCTGCACTACGTAGGCTCGGTAACGGTGGATTCGGACCTGCTCGACGCCGCCGATATCCTACCCGGGGAGCTTGTCTCAATTGTGGACATCACTAATGGTGCCCGGCTGGAAACCTATACGATTGCCGGTGAACGCGGTTCCGGTGTCATAGGTATCAATGGCGCAGCCGCTCACCTGGTGGATGTTGGCGACCTTGTCATCTTGATGACCTACGCCCAGATGACCACGGCGGAGGCTCTGGACTTTGCCCCATCCGTAGTGCACGTTGATGCGGCGAACGCCATAGTTCATTTGGGCACGGATCCCGCCGAGGCCATCCTGCCGGGCCTGCTGCGCCCCGCCATGGCGCAAAGCCACTAG